A region of Neovison vison isolate M4711 chromosome 7, ASM_NN_V1, whole genome shotgun sequence DNA encodes the following proteins:
- the LOC122911509 gene encoding 60S ribosomal protein L23a-like, which produces MAPKAKKEAPAPPKAKAKAKALKAKKAVLKGVHSHKKKKIRTSPTFRRPKTLRLRRQPKYPRKSAPRRNKLDHYAIIKFPLTTESAMKKIEDNNTLVFIVDVKANKHQIKQAVKKLCDIDVAKVNTLIRPDGEKKAYVRLAPDYDALDVANKIGII; this is translated from the coding sequence ATGGCGCCGAAAGCTAAGAAGGAagctcctgcccctcccaaagccaaagccaaagcaaaggctttgaaagcCAAGAAAGCGGTGCTGAAAGGCGtccacagtcacaaaaaaaagaagatccgcaCATCACCTACCTTCCGACGACCCAAGACTCTGCGTCTCCGAAGGCAACCCAAATATCCTCGAAAGAGCGCccccaggagaaacaagcttgaccactatgccatcatcaagttccccctgactactgagtcagccatgaagaaaatagaagacaacaacacacttgtgttcattgtggatgtcaaggccaacaagcaccagatcaaacaggctgtgaagaagctctgtgacattgatgtagccaaggtcaacaccttaatcaggcctgatggagagaagaaggcatacgttcggctggcccctgactatgatgctttggatgttgccaacaaaattgggatcatctaa